A portion of the Tachysurus fulvidraco isolate hzauxx_2018 chromosome 8, HZAU_PFXX_2.0, whole genome shotgun sequence genome contains these proteins:
- the LOC113650608 gene encoding sulfotransferase 1 family member D1-like isoform X1, with the protein MDKKEEPMSFNEAVNKATISIQRFPLIEVQGIPLRNWIAQNWSSIWAFCPHPSDLLISTYPKSGTTWVQEIVDLLLHNGDQEICKRAPTTVRSPFLEIHYPPPIPSGLDLLKTMKPPRVIKTHLPIQLVPEGFWENKCKVIYVARNAKDNAISYFHFDRMTLVHPEPGSWEEYLQKFMEGKLSWGSWYDHVKGYWKEKEKRNILYMFFEDMKENPRRETLRIMEYLDLSLSDEIIDKIVELTSFKVMKDNPMANYSTTPNVIFDRSISAFMRKGEVGDWMNYFTPAQSQMFDEDYARKMADVDMPFRTSI; encoded by the exons ATGGACAAGAAGGAAGAACCCATGAGTTTTAATGAAGCTGTAAACAAGGCGACTATTTCAATCCAACGTTTTCCTCTGATTGAGGTACAAGGCATACCACTTAGGAATTGGATCGCTCAAAACTGGAGTTCAATTTGGGCTTTCTGCCCTCATCCATCTGATTTGCTCATCTCCACCTACCCCAAATCAG GTACCACATGGGTCCAAGAAATAGTGGACTTACTGCTGCATAATGGAGACCAAGAGATTTGTAAGAGAGCACCAACAACTGTACGCAGCCCATTTTTGGAGATCCATTATCCTCCTCCAATTCCATCAG GACTTGACCTACTAAAAACAATGAAACCTCCCAGAGTCATTAAGACACACTTACCCATACAGCTGGTGCCTGAAGGGTTCTGGGAAAATAAATGCAAG GTCATTTATGTGGCTCGAAATGCTAAAGACAATGCGATCAGCTACTTCCACTTTGACCGAATGACTCTGGTTCATCCAGAACCAGGATCATGGGAAGAATATCTCCAGAAATTCATGGAAGGAAAAT TGTCTTGGGGATCTTGGTATGACCATGTGAAAGGTTACtggaaggaaaaagagaagaggaatATCCTTTACATGTTCTTTGAGGACATGAAAGag AACCCTCGTCGAGAAACACTGAGGATCATGGAGTACCTGGACTTGTCGCTATCTGATGAAATCATTGACAAGATTGTGGAGTTGACATCCTTTAAAGTCATGAAAGATAACCCAATGGCCAACTACTCAACCACCCCAAACGTCATATTTGACCGCTCCATCTCTGCTTTCATGAGAAAAG GAGAGGTTGGAGACTGGATGAATTACTTCACTCCAGCTCAGTCCCAGATGTTTGATGAGGATTATGCCAGAAAAATGGCTGATGTAGACATGCCTTTTCGCACCAGCATATAG
- the LOC113650608 gene encoding sulfotransferase 1C1-like isoform X2 produces the protein MCQCFLPGTTWVQEIVDLLLHNGDQEICKRAPTTVRSPFLEIHYPPPIPSGLDLLKTMKPPRVIKTHLPIQLVPEGFWENKCKVIYVARNAKDNAISYFHFDRMTLVHPEPGSWEEYLQKFMEGKLSWGSWYDHVKGYWKEKEKRNILYMFFEDMKENPRRETLRIMEYLDLSLSDEIIDKIVELTSFKVMKDNPMANYSTTPNVIFDRSISAFMRKGEVGDWMNYFTPAQSQMFDEDYARKMADVDMPFRTSI, from the exons ATGTGCCAATGTTTTTTGCCTG GTACCACATGGGTCCAAGAAATAGTGGACTTACTGCTGCATAATGGAGACCAAGAGATTTGTAAGAGAGCACCAACAACTGTACGCAGCCCATTTTTGGAGATCCATTATCCTCCTCCAATTCCATCAG GACTTGACCTACTAAAAACAATGAAACCTCCCAGAGTCATTAAGACACACTTACCCATACAGCTGGTGCCTGAAGGGTTCTGGGAAAATAAATGCAAG GTCATTTATGTGGCTCGAAATGCTAAAGACAATGCGATCAGCTACTTCCACTTTGACCGAATGACTCTGGTTCATCCAGAACCAGGATCATGGGAAGAATATCTCCAGAAATTCATGGAAGGAAAAT TGTCTTGGGGATCTTGGTATGACCATGTGAAAGGTTACtggaaggaaaaagagaagaggaatATCCTTTACATGTTCTTTGAGGACATGAAAGag AACCCTCGTCGAGAAACACTGAGGATCATGGAGTACCTGGACTTGTCGCTATCTGATGAAATCATTGACAAGATTGTGGAGTTGACATCCTTTAAAGTCATGAAAGATAACCCAATGGCCAACTACTCAACCACCCCAAACGTCATATTTGACCGCTCCATCTCTGCTTTCATGAGAAAAG GAGAGGTTGGAGACTGGATGAATTACTTCACTCCAGCTCAGTCCCAGATGTTTGATGAGGATTATGCCAGAAAAATGGCTGATGTAGACATGCCTTTTCGCACCAGCATATAG